The Myxococcales bacterium genomic sequence CCGCACCCCGCGAGCGGTTGAAGGAAGGGGAAACGATCGATTTTTCGGTGGTCGTGCTCACGGCGATCTCCAACGCTTTCGCTGATTTGCGCAGATGAAGCGGTTCATGGCAAATAACCGCATGTGACGACGGCGCGGCTCGAAGATCCCTTCTCTCGGGCACTCGCTGCCGCCGAGGTCGTGCGCCGCTGGGCCACGGACGCGGCGTGGATGATCAACGCCCCGCCACTCGTTGATGCGGGGTACTGGGAAGAGCGCGGCCTCGCCGAGGCCACGTGTAGGGGCTGGACGCTGCCGCCGCCCACCAGCTGGGAAGCCTGGCACGAAGGCAAGTCGCCCGGAGGGCGGGTGTTGCCCCTTGGACACCGCTTCGAGGCGTTACACGCCCGTGTCATGCAAGCTCAGTCCGACCTCGAGGTGCTGGCGCTCAATCTGGTGCTTGCCGCTGCGGGCGTTACCCTGGGCGAGGTGGATTGCCTGTACGTGGATGCCCAGGGCACGCCCACGCACCGCGAGCTGGCCGTGAAGTACTACTTGGGTGTTGCCAACAGCGCCGCACCGGACACCTGGGTGGGGCCAGGCCTCGTCGATCGCCTGGACGTCAAGTTGACCCGTCTTACCGAGCACCAGCTGAACGTCGCCGCGCGCGCGGCTCGTGCTCAGGTTTGGCCGGTTTGGTTACCGAACCCACAGCGTCGCGAGATCTTCCTGCGGGGCGCGTTCTTCTCGCATCCTGAGCACGTGGCCTGGCCTCATGTGATGCACGCTGCAGCCGATCGCGGGTTTTGGTGTCGAAGCCACGAACTCGCGGGCATGGCCCCCCGCGGATGCCCCTTGGGCTGTTCTTCACAAACCGTGGTGGCTGGATCCTCGCCACGCGGAGGTGGCGCCGTGCCTCGAGACCCAGGCGCTCGTGGCTTGGGTGGAGGCGCAGGGCCGCCCCTTGTTCGTGGGACATCTCGTGGGCCTCGAAGGCCTCGCAGCGCGAGGGTTCGTCGTGCCTCGGAACTGGGGTCGATAAAAACCCTTGATCCCAAACGCCCGCAAAGACGAATGAATGCGGGCGGGTTCGCGCCACCCGCGCCGGCCCGTACGAACGTTCAGTCGCAGGTATCGCCAGCGCCTGACAAGCTCTGTCATCGCGGAGCGTGCAGGCACAGAATGACCCAGGAGGACACTTCAACGCCCCATGCGCTGCCCGCCGAGCGTTGCCTCGCGCTTCTCGGGAGCCGCTTCGAAGGCCTGAGCGCCACGGACGCTTACCGGCGTCTGCGCGAAGCGGGGCCGAACCAGTTGCCACGCGCGAAGCGCCCGGGGGTCATCAAGATCTTCCTCCGGCAGTTCCTCAATCCACTCATTTACATCCTGATGATCGCCGGCGTGGCGTCCATCCTCCTGGGAGACGCGCAGGACGCACTCTTCATCTTCGGGGTGCTCGTGCTCAACGGAGGCATCGGTACCGTGCAGGAGCGGAGTGCGGAGCGGAGCGCCGACGCCCTCCGCGAACTGGTCAAGGCGCGTAGCACCGTCATACGTGACGGCGAAGAGCAGGATGTCGACGCGGAGGACCTGGTCGTGGGCGACGTGGTGGTGATCGAGTCGGGCACCAAGGTGCCCGCCGATCTGCGGCTCTTGTCAGGCGACGAACTGCAGATCGACGAGTCGCTGCTGACGGGGGAGTCGCTGCCCGTCGACAAAGTCGCAGAGCACGTCCTTTCACAGGACGCCGTGCTGGGTGACCGCATCAACATGGCTTTTGCGGGTACGTGGGTGGCGCGGGGGCGGGCACGTGGCCTGGTGGTGGCCACGGGCCTTGCGACCGCCGTGGGCGCAATCGCCGCCTCGATGCAGACGGCCGTCGCCGCCCGCCCGCCGTTGCTTCAGCGCATGGATCAGTTCACCAGGCGCATCGCGATCGCCATAGGGGCCGTGGTGCTGCTCTTGAGCGGCGTTTCGCTGGTGCAAGGTGCGAGCCTGCAAAGCGTATTCTTTTTGGCCGTGGCCCTGGCGGTGGCGGCGATCCCCGAAGGCTTGCCCGTTGCCCTCACGGTCGCCCTGTCGATCGCCGTGCGCCGCATGAGCCGCCGTCACGTCATCGTGCGGCGGCTGGCGGCGGTGGAGACCCTGGGGTCCTGCACCTTCATCGCCTCCGACAAAACAGGCACGCTGACGGTCAACGAGTTGACCGTGCGCCAAGTGGCGCTGCCGGGTGAAGCCACGTGGCGGGTGACAGGGCAGGGGCTCGGTCCCGAGGGCGGCGTCCTTGCCCCGGAGGACGCCGACGCCGGGGTGCCCGCCTCGGCTCGCCTGCTCCGGCTGGCCAAGGCCGTGGCTTCGTGCAACGACGGCACCCTGGTCCAGCAAGAGCAGGGCAATTGGACCAGTCATGGCGACGCCGTCGACGTGGCGCTGCTCGTTTTCGCGCACAAACTGGGCGTGACCCGGGCTTCGTGCGAGGCCGAAGCGCCCCGCGTGGCCGCCTTGCCCTTCGAGGCGGCACGCCAGTGCGCCGCCACGATGCACGACGCGGGGGGGAAGAGGGTGCTGATGGTGAAGGGCGCCGGCGAGAAGGTTCTGGCCATGTGCGACCGCATGGCCACCTCCGCAGGAGATGTTCCGATCGATCGTGCAGCTCTTCAAGCGGAGGCCGAGCGCATCGCAACCAGCGGGCACAGGGTCTTGGCGGTCGCCACCTTGGTTCAGCCGGCTTCGGGGGCGCAAGGGGCGGGTCTGCCCGCCCTCGTGCCCGAGATGCTGCACGGTCTTTCGTTCTTGGGCTTCGTGGGCCAGATCGATCCGCTGCGTCCGGAGGCGGCTGCTGCCGTGAGCGCCTGTCGTCGTGCGGGCATCGAGGTCGCCATGGTGACGGGTGATCATGCCCTGACCGCGAAGGCCATCGCCGTCGAGCTTGGCATCGTCGCGTCCGACGCCCCCGTGGTGACGGGCCCGGCGTTGAGGGAGGCCGCCGCACGCGGCGCGGAGGCCTTCGCGGCGCTGATCCGGGGGGCCCGGGTGTTTGCCCGGGTGGAGCCTCGGCAGAAGCTCGAGATCGTCCGTGCGCTCATCGCGCAAGGGCACTTCGTGGCCGTGACCGGCGACGGGGCGAACGATGCCCCCGCCCTCAAGAGCGCGCACATCGGGGTGGCGATGGGCAAGCGTGGCACCGACGTGGCCCGCGAAGCCGCCGCGCTCGTGTTGACCGATGACAACTTCGCGTCCATCGTCGCCGGGGTCGAGGAGGGGCGGATCGCCTACGCGAACGTGCGCAAGGTGGTGTTCCTGCTTCTCAGCACGGCCACCGCGAACCTCGTTCTCTTCTGCTTGGCGGTGGCTGCCGGGTTGCCCTTGCCCCTTTTGCCGGTGCAGCTGCTTTGGCTCAACCTGGTGACGAATGGCATTCAGGACGTGGGCTTGGCCTTCGAGCAGAGCGAGGGCGGGGAGCTGTTGCGGCCTCCCCGCGCGCCTCAGGAGCCCGTCATCGACCGCCTCATGATCGAGCGGACCGTGCTTTCGTGTCTGGTGATCGGCGGTGTTTCCTTCGGCCTTTACGTCTGGCTCCTGGCGCGGGGCGTGCCGCTCGCGGAGGTGCGAAACGTGCTTCTGCTTCTCATCGTGCTGTTCTCGAACATCCAGGCGGGAAACAGCCGCTCGGAAACCCGCTCGCTCTTGCGCCACAGCCCCCTCAAAAACCCCGTGCTCTTTGTGGGTACGATGGTCGCTCAGCTCGTGCACGTCGGAGCCATGTACACCCCGGGGCTGCGCGAGGTTCTCGCGATCGCGCCGGTCTCGTTCCGCACCTGGCTGACCCTCGTGGGCTTGGCGCTGTCCCTTTTCGTCGCGATGGAGGCACACAAGGCCTGGCTGACCCGCCGCGGTGCTCACAGCGCTCTTGCAACATGAACGGAGAATCCTCAAGTGAGGGGTGTCAACTCAAGAAGGCAGTAAATCGACGTCTCCTCCGTCATGACGGCGATGCGAAGACGAAGTTTTGCTCGAATTCCCTCTTGGCTCGTGCTCTCGAGCTTAGCGCTGGCCCTTTCCGTCGCGTGTAGCGGCGCGGAGAGCGACAGCGATGGCTCGGGCGAGGACGAGGAGGCGCCCGCAGGGGGCGCAGGCGGTGAGCGAGGAGGTTCAGCGGGCACCTTCCCGGGTGTGGGCGGCGCGGGCGGCCGTGCCGGCGACGAAGCAGGGGGCGCGGGTGGAAGCCCCGGGGGCACAGGCGGCACCTTGGGCGGCGGTGGGGGCGAAGGGGGCGCTGCGGGGGAAGGCGTGGGTGGCACGGGAGGACTCGATAGCCCGGGAACGGGCGGTGCCGGCCCTGGGGGCATGGGCGGCGGGGCGGGCATGGGCGGGGACACCATCGTGGACCCACCGAGCAGCTTCACGGATCCTGACGGGATTTTGTTCGCCACCGATTTTTCAGGAACGGTGCCTGCAGAGCAGCTGCCCTGGCATCGGGTTTGGCTCCAGCACCCGGAGATCGTGCTCGAGGGCTTTGCGCTTGCCGATGGGGTGAACGCCTCACCGGGACAGAATGACCGCTTCGCGTTCACTGCAAAAGCAGCGGCCAGCGAAGCGTCGGCGGCCGAAGCGGTGACGGCCGCCCGCTACGCGACCGTCCGGTTCAGCGTGAGCCCCGCGTTTCGTGTGAACCTGAACGGGGGAAAAATCGAGTTCTGGCTCGGCCGGCAAGCCTCGCAAACGGCGGGACCGCTGGCTGTCTTCACCAGCGTGGGCGGCTTCGCGCCCGCCTCGGCCGTCAGCGTGACCGAACCCGTCCCCGGCGCCGGTGACGGCCTCGTCAAGTACACGGTGGCCCTTCCTGCTTCGGGCTACGAGGGGCTGTTGGGCCCGGTCGAGATCCGGATTTACCCGTTGGGCCAGGCCGGGCAGACACCCTCCGTGTCTCTCGCCGGCTTCGTGCTGCGAGGCCAAGTCGCTGCGGCGCCCGGACCAGGGCCCGCCAGGCGCAGCGACGTGGGAACAAACCTCGGTCACATCCGCGAATTCGAAAAAGACTCACCCTTTTTGGATAAATTCAAGCAGGCGCGTCCCTGGATCACCCGACCCGTGGGCGCCATGGACGGCTTCGATCGCCGTTTTTCCGAGCAGATCCCCCACGATGCTCATGGCTGGCCCACGCAAGTGCCCTTCACTCCGCCGGGCGAGCCTCCCCAGATCGTTCACACGCTGATCTCCACGCCTCGCAATGGCCCTCACGCCCTCCTGTTCGAGGGCAAGGGAAAGATCGTGGTCAAGGGGCCGGGGGTGCTGGCCACCGTCGACGCCCAGGGGGGCTCCGGCCGCTTCGACGTGATCGTGAACAAGCGGGACAACGGCTACAAGGATTCAGCCATCTTCTACGTCGAGATACACGCGACGGATCCCGCTGACCACCTCCGCAACTTCAAGTTCCTGCACACGCGGCACCTTGCCATCTACGAAAGGGATGTGTTTGAGCCCACGTTCGTCTCCCGGTTGGCCGGCATCAACCCCCTCAGATTCATGGACTGGGGCGCCATCAACGGGCAGACGATCAGCTCGTGGGCCCAGCGTCCCACGCCGCAGACCTACTCGCAGGCCACCGAAGAGGGTGTGGCGCTCGAGCACATGATCGCGCTTGCCAACGCGACAAAGGCCGATGCCTGGGTCAACGTACCGCATCTTGCGAACGATGCCTTCGTGCGGGAGATGGCCAAGATGCTGCAGGAAAAGTTGCACACCGCTGCGAAGATCTACGTCGAGTACTCGAACGAAACGTGGAACACCGAGTTCGAGCAAGGCAAGTACGTGCGCGCGCAGGGCAAGACGCGTTACCCCTCGCTCTCGGAGTACCAGGCGCACCACAAGTTTGCCACGTACAAGCAGGTACGAGTTTGGGAGCTCTTCAAGGAGGTCTTCGGCAATGCCTTCGAGGCGCGCGTTCGTCGCCCGCTCGGGGGACAAGCCGCTGGGCGCGCTCTCAACGAGCTGCGCCTCGACTTCGCAGACGATGCCGACATCAATCCCCAGGGGATCAAGGTGCAGGGCCTGGCTTTGGCTCCCTACTTCGGCAAGTTCTATCGAAACGCCGACGTGGCGGGCGGCGTTCCTTCGACCGCGAAGATCCTGCAGGACGCGCGTGACGATTTGAACCAGAAGCGCAATGGGCAATGGTCAGACGCCAAGCAACTCGCGGCGCGGTTCGGCGTGAGCTTGTGGGCCGTCGAAGCGGGGCAGACCATCCGGGCGATCGAGCCGGGGTCGCGCGAGAGTCAGGTCTTCGTGGACAACGCCTTCGCGGCGAACCGCTCACCACAGATGTACACCCTGTACGTTGACTACCTTGCAGCCTTGAAGAACGCAGGGTTCAACCTGACGATGCAGTTCGTATTCTGTGGGGGCTGGTCGAAGTGGGGCACGTGGGGAGGGCTCGAGTACCTGGATCAGCCCCTTCCCGAGGCCCCCAAACACCGCGCGCTGTACGAGACCATCTTCGGCAACTGAGACAAAAAGTAAGGCGTCAGGAGGAGGGGCGTCGCAGGGAGCGGACCCCTGCCCGTACGAGGCTTCTCAGGGGACGCGGCACGGCGCGCCCCAGGCGCAGGGCCACGCGCACGTGGGTGGCGCTGCGCCGCTCGGAGCCGGCGGGCCAGACGCGCGCATGGGTCTGCTGAGAGAGGGCCTCGCGGGTGCTGAGGGGCCACGCCAACTCTGTCTCTTCGGGGCCTGCGTCCAGCTCCCAGGGAAAGCAGCCCCAGGCTGCGGCTTCGTCGCGATGAGGGTTGTTCCAAAAGCGGGTCAGGGTATCGCCAAACGCCTCCCGGGCATCTTCGAGCAAAGCCTCCAGCAGCACGGGTGTTTCGCAGGCCAAAACATCAGCGAACACGCAGAACGTTTTTTGGACCAGGGGCAGTCCCCACGCCGCCACCCGCGCGGTTCGTCCCCCCTCGAAGCGGGGCACGATGCCTTCGTGGGTGTGCTCGTACCCCGATACGGTGCCATGGTCCGCGGAGCAGAACATTTCGAGCATTTCCCACATGCCCTTGACGCGGGCGTGGCCTACGCCGTTCGTAATGTCACGGATATACACGTGCAGATCAGGAAAGCCCTGAAGTGGCAGCTGTGGATCGCCGTCACGGTACACGGCAAAGCCGGTCACCGGTGCCAGACCACGGGTGGTGCGAAGCAAAGACAGCGTGCGCATCTGACTGCCGAGCCCTCCCGAGTCGACCAGCCCGCACGTGACATCGTCGAACACGCCTGCTTGCTGCAGGTAGCCCTCGGCCAAAACGCGCACAGCGGCGCTGCGTTGCTGGATGACAGAGCGGCAAGGCTCTCCGGCAAGCTGATCCAAGAGCAGCCTGCGGCTTGTCTCGTCGAGGGGCCGATGCCAGGTCTCGGGGCTCAGTTTTAATTGAGGGAGTAGGGGCACGATGTCGTCGAGCGACAGGGAGAGCCGGGTCAGGATCCTGCCTATGTCCTGTTCGTGAGCGTGGGTGAGCGCCCACTGCAAGTCGTCGCGTGTGAATTTGTCGAGGAGGGCCAGGTTCAGCGCGCGGCGGCTCACGTACAAGTATCGGTTGTCGATGTCGAAGCCCAGGCGCTGACACAGCCGCTCGGCGAGGCGGTGCATGATCTGACCTTCACGCGACAGGTAGTAAAGTCGCGTGATCCCCTCTTCTCGGGCGCGTTGCAGGGTCCACAACAGGAAGCCAACGAGCAACGGAGCCCCCACGCCTGCTGCGACGTCGACGAGCGCGCGTTCGTGCGGGGTGTTGGTCGGTTGGGCAAGTCGTGCCAGGCGCGAAGCCCCGGCCAGTAAGCTGCTGCCTGCCGTGCTTCCCCAGCGGTGTGCCTCCAAGGCTTCCTCGTAGCGGTTCGGGTTGGCCTTCGGAAAGTGAACCGCATGGAGGCCCACCCGTCTTGCCTCGAGGTAATCGTCCGTCCAGTTGTTTCCCACGTGGACGGCCTCCTGGGGCGCCGTGCGCTCTTGTTCGAGAACGTCTCGAAACAAGGCACCGTCACGTGCCTTCATGCACCCACGAGCCGAGGAGACGTAGAGCCTATCCTTGGGCGACCAGAGCCCCAACGCCTCGAGTTGCTCTTTGAGGAAGGTCTCTGGCAAGTACATGTCAGAGACGAATGCGATGCGGAGGCGCTCTGCCCTTCGCGCCGCAAGCCACGTGGCGGCCCCGAAGACGGGGCGAATCAGCTGGGCCTCCATGCGCAGCTCTCGCTCCATGAGAACGGCTCTCCTGGGCTCGAGTCGGGGATGGGCGTGTGTGAGCTCTCGGTAGATCCGCTCGAGGGTGATGTCCGAAGGCGGGGGCGCATGCGCGCGGGCGCGTTTTTCTGCCATCGCGCGGGCCCTGGCGAAGAGCTCGGGGGACTTCGAGATGAGCCCCTCGGATGCCAACTGCTGTCCCAAGAGCAAGTAGACCGAAGAGGGCTCGGCCACGGCACGCGTGATCACGGTATCGAACAGATCCACGCACAAGAGCTTCACGCCCCGCAAACGCCCCAGGACCTTCGTGACCTGGTCGAAAGCCGACGCCGCGGAGGGACTTTCCATGCCAGAAAGGATCTGGCACGAAGCAGAGCTCGTCAACGCTCCGAGCGCATTCTCGTTCGGACGGCGCGCGAAAATCTGCGGGAACTCTTGCGAAACGGGTGTGCGGGTCTGGGTGGCTGTGCGCTTCTTTCCTCGGGCTACATCCGCGGTATGGACACGCGGGTCAGTAGTCGGCATCCCGTGAGCCTCGCCCGCCTGGTAACCTGCGCGGCATGAGGGCGGTGTACCGCACACAGTATGGGCCTCCAGAGGTGCTGCGCATCGAGGAGAGGACTCCCCCTACGCCCCGACCCGGGGAGTTGCTGGTGAAGGTTCGGGCCACCACCGTCAACCGGACCGACTGCGGATCGCTGTGGGGCAAGCCGTTCGTGTTCCGCTTCTTTACGGGTCTCCCTCGTCCGCGTCATACCGCTACGGGTACCGACTTCGCGGGAGACGTCGTCGAACTCGGAGAGGGAGTAAGCGGCTTTGCGCGCGGTGACCGGGTGTTCGGCTTCGACGACAACGTTGCAGGCACACACGCTGAGTTCGTGTGCTTTTCGACGCGCAAGGGAGTGGCGAAGATCCCTGACGGTGTGCCTTACGAACAGGCGGCGGCCAGCCTCGAGGGCGCGCACTACGCTCTGAACTTCATGCGAAAGGTGACGCTGGGTTCGGGCTGCCGGGTGCTCGTCAACGGCGCGACCGGCGCGATCGGCTCGGCCGCCGTGCAGCTGCTGAAGCTGAGGGGAGCGCATGTGACGGCGGTCTGTGCGAGCCCCCACGTTGCGCTCGTGGCATCGTTGGGCGCCGACCGGGTCATCGACCGTACCCAGGAAGACTTTACACAACAAGACGACCTCTATGACTTCGTGTTCGACGCCGTGGGGAAGAGCACGTTTGGGGCGTGCAAGCGCATCCTCGTTGCCCGTGGCGTCTACATCTCGTCCGAGTTGGGGCCCGGTGGCCAGAACCTTGCCTTCGCGTTGCTTTCGCCTTTATCGCGGGGCAAGCGCGTCGTGTTTCCTCTGCCGCTCGACATTCCAGGCAGCGTGGTTCACATGCAGTCCCTGCTGGCGCTGGGAAAGTGGAAGCCTCTCATCGATCGCGTTTATCCTCTCGAGCAGATCGCCGAAGCTTTTCGGTATGTCGCAAGTGGACAGAAGATCGGAAACGTCGTTCTCAAGATCGCGTGACGGTACGCATGCGTGGCCTCGAACAGATCCCCTGGCTCTATGACTCCTGGTCATGGGTGGCCGAGCGCTTGGGCCTCGCGTCGCAGCGCAGGCGCCTGCTCGCCGGTGCCAGGGGCCGCCTGCTCGAGATCGGGTGCGGCACGGGGCGAAACCTGGGGCTGGCCCGCTCCGCCGCTTTCGTGGTGGGCATCGATCCGTCGGTCCATGTCTTGAACCGCGCCCGACGTCGCGCGCCGGGTGTGCCGCTCGTGCGCGCCAGCGCTCACGCACTTCCTTTCGCCCCGGGTGTGTTCGATGGCGTTGTCAGCTCGCTCACGTTCTGCAGCGTTCCCGAACCGGCGCTCGGACTCGCGGAAGTGGCGCGGGTGCTGGCGCCCAGCGGCGAGCTTCGGATGCTGGAACACGTACGCGCGCACAGCGTCTGGGGCGCCAGGCTCCAGGACGTGGTCGCGCCCCTGTGGACTTGGGCCACGGGCGGCTGTCATCCGAACCGTGAGACCGAATCCGCCGTCGAGCGTGCCGGGTTTCAGATCGATCCGGTCGACCGGGAGGCGCACGGCGTTTTGCGGCGCTTCACGGCGCGCCGCCGTGTTTGAGAG encodes the following:
- a CDS encoding NAD(P)-dependent alcohol dehydrogenase; this translates as MRAVYRTQYGPPEVLRIEERTPPTPRPGELLVKVRATTVNRTDCGSLWGKPFVFRFFTGLPRPRHTATGTDFAGDVVELGEGVSGFARGDRVFGFDDNVAGTHAEFVCFSTRKGVAKIPDGVPYEQAAASLEGAHYALNFMRKVTLGSGCRVLVNGATGAIGSAAVQLLKLRGAHVTAVCASPHVALVASLGADRVIDRTQEDFTQQDDLYDFVFDAVGKSTFGACKRILVARGVYISSELGPGGQNLAFALLSPLSRGKRVVFPLPLDIPGSVVHMQSLLALGKWKPLIDRVYPLEQIAEAFRYVASGQKIGNVVLKIA
- a CDS encoding class I SAM-dependent methyltransferase, with the translated sequence MRGLEQIPWLYDSWSWVAERLGLASQRRRLLAGARGRLLEIGCGTGRNLGLARSAAFVVGIDPSVHVLNRARRRAPGVPLVRASAHALPFAPGVFDGVVSSLTFCSVPEPALGLAEVARVLAPSGELRMLEHVRAHSVWGARLQDVVAPLWTWATGGCHPNRETESAVERAGFQIDPVDREAHGVLRRFTARRRV
- a CDS encoding HAD-IC family P-type ATPase, producing the protein MTTARLEDPFSRALAAAEVVRRWATDAAWMINAPPLVDAGYWEERGLAEATCRGWTLPPPTSWEAWHEGKSPGGRVLPLGHRFEALHARVMQAQSDLEVLALNLVLAAAGVTLGEVDCLYVDAQGTPTHRELAVKYYLGVANSAAPDTWVGPGLVDRLDVKLTRLTEHQLNVAARAARAQVWPVWLPNPQRREIFLRGAFFSHPEHVAWPHVMHAAADRGFWCRSHELAGMAPRGCPLGCSSQTVVAGSSPRGGGAVPRDPGARGLGGGAGPPLVRGTSRGPRRPRSARVRRASELGSIKTLDPKRPQRRMNAGGFAPPAPARTNVQSQVSPAPDKLCHRGACRHRMTQEDTSTPHALPAERCLALLGSRFEGLSATDAYRRLREAGPNQLPRAKRPGVIKIFLRQFLNPLIYILMIAGVASILLGDAQDALFIFGVLVLNGGIGTVQERSAERSADALRELVKARSTVIRDGEEQDVDAEDLVVGDVVVIESGTKVPADLRLLSGDELQIDESLLTGESLPVDKVAEHVLSQDAVLGDRINMAFAGTWVARGRARGLVVATGLATAVGAIAASMQTAVAARPPLLQRMDQFTRRIAIAIGAVVLLLSGVSLVQGASLQSVFFLAVALAVAAIPEGLPVALTVALSIAVRRMSRRHVIVRRLAAVETLGSCTFIASDKTGTLTVNELTVRQVALPGEATWRVTGQGLGPEGGVLAPEDADAGVPASARLLRLAKAVASCNDGTLVQQEQGNWTSHGDAVDVALLVFAHKLGVTRASCEAEAPRVAALPFEAARQCAATMHDAGGKRVLMVKGAGEKVLAMCDRMATSAGDVPIDRAALQAEAERIATSGHRVLAVATLVQPASGAQGAGLPALVPEMLHGLSFLGFVGQIDPLRPEAAAAVSACRRAGIEVAMVTGDHALTAKAIAVELGIVASDAPVVTGPALREAAARGAEAFAALIRGARVFARVEPRQKLEIVRALIAQGHFVAVTGDGANDAPALKSAHIGVAMGKRGTDVAREAAALVLTDDNFASIVAGVEEGRIAYANVRKVVFLLLSTATANLVLFCLAVAAGLPLPLLPVQLLWLNLVTNGIQDVGLAFEQSEGGELLRPPRAPQEPVIDRLMIERTVLSCLVIGGVSFGLYVWLLARGVPLAEVRNVLLLLIVLFSNIQAGNSRSETRSLLRHSPLKNPVLFVGTMVAQLVHVGAMYTPGLREVLAIAPVSFRTWLTLVGLALSLFVAMEAHKAWLTRRGAHSALAT